A portion of the Terriglobia bacterium genome contains these proteins:
- a CDS encoding sigma-54 dependent transcriptional regulator — protein MLKPNRETTILIIDDEKPIRESLHRTLRQEEYQVRLAENGDQGLRFLEAERIDLAVVDMVLPDWNGVDLLKKIKSEWPEVEVVLVTAYGTIETAVEAMKYGAYDFLTKPFKQAQILNAIKKALEKFELEKENRLLKEQLSEQTINRKLVGSSPEMMRLKKMIQQVAPSSATVFIQGESGTGKEIVAETIHYLSARADRPVVKVNCAALPETLLEAELFGYEKGAFTGAFARKEGRFDLARGGTLFLDEIGDMPLATQVKLLRVLQDGTYERLGGTETLDADVRIIAATHHDLEQDVKAKRFREDLYYRINVIALKIPPLRERTDEIPILANHFLKIYSTKNGKKVTGFTESAINALTGYEWPGNVRQLENVVERAVVLTETEVITPAVLPREISGVKSQIELESNRAPVLTISFPIGTSMDDIENRVIHSILEYTQGNKQRAAQLLNLASKTIHRRLVAENSTEGAEADAAEDSP, from the coding sequence ATGTTGAAGCCCAATCGTGAAACCACCATACTGATCATTGACGATGAAAAACCGATCCGCGAATCCCTCCATCGCACCCTTCGCCAGGAGGAATACCAGGTGAGGCTGGCCGAAAATGGCGACCAGGGACTGCGTTTTCTTGAAGCCGAACGGATTGATCTGGCGGTCGTCGACATGGTCCTTCCTGACTGGAACGGGGTCGATCTGCTGAAAAAGATTAAGAGCGAGTGGCCCGAAGTTGAAGTCGTCCTGGTGACGGCTTACGGCACGATTGAGACAGCCGTCGAGGCGATGAAATACGGGGCCTATGACTTTTTGACGAAACCCTTCAAACAGGCCCAGATTCTGAACGCCATCAAGAAGGCCCTGGAAAAGTTTGAACTCGAAAAAGAAAACCGTCTGCTCAAGGAACAATTAAGCGAGCAGACGATCAATCGTAAGCTGGTCGGCAGCTCCCCTGAAATGATGCGGCTGAAGAAGATGATCCAGCAGGTCGCCCCCAGTTCCGCCACCGTCTTTATTCAGGGGGAAAGCGGGACCGGCAAGGAGATCGTGGCGGAAACGATTCATTACTTGAGCGCGCGCGCTGACCGCCCGGTGGTCAAGGTGAATTGTGCCGCCCTGCCGGAGACGTTGCTGGAGGCGGAATTGTTTGGATACGAGAAAGGCGCCTTCACGGGAGCCTTTGCCCGCAAGGAAGGCCGCTTCGACCTCGCTCGGGGCGGGACGCTCTTCCTGGATGAAATCGGCGACATGCCCCTGGCCACACAAGTCAAACTCCTGCGGGTGTTGCAGGACGGCACTTACGAACGGCTCGGGGGGACGGAAACTCTCGATGCCGATGTCCGCATTATCGCTGCAACCCACCACGATCTCGAGCAAGACGTCAAGGCAAAGCGCTTTCGGGAGGATCTTTATTACCGCATCAACGTCATTGCGTTGAAGATTCCCCCGCTCCGTGAACGCACGGACGAGATCCCGATCCTGGCGAACCATTTCCTGAAAATCTACTCGACGAAGAACGGGAAAAAGGTCACCGGCTTCACGGAATCAGCCATCAACGCCCTGACCGGCTACGAGTGGCCAGGAAATGTGAGGCAGCTCGAAAACGTGGTGGAACGGGCTGTCGTTTTGACGGAAACCGAGGTGATCACTCCGGCGGTTCTTCCCCGGGAGATTTCCGGGGTCAAATCTCAAATTGAGTTGGAATCCAACCGAGCCCCGGTGTTGACCATTTCCTTTCCCATTGGGACTTCGATGGACGACATCGAAAACCGCGTCATCCATTCCATCCTCGAGTACACCCAAGGCAACAAACAACGGGCCGCCCAACTGCTCAACCTGGCAAGCAAGACCATTCACCGGCGTCTTGTCGCTGAAAACTCCACGGAGGGGGCGGAGGCAGATGCGGCCGAAGACTCTCCCTGA
- a CDS encoding DUF4340 domain-containing protein, which translates to MKWRNLIIGVVILAGLGGFVYFYEFRGEANREQARQKAEKLFDVKDEAVASLLIQRGSEKTILEQQNSRWVIESPVSAPADQTVVNEIVRNLSSATSTHSVAGAQNLSEYGLQPPKIHTEFKTRPGTSFSVDLGEKDFSENNVYARTSSRADVVLVSSYLFSSLDKSLMQLRDRRIMEVDPEKVTQIDFVSNGEHFSARKSGTEWNLIQPVSARGDPSGISSYLNDASSSEASEFVDKPESTLKSFELDPPAGTLTLTEREGSQAKQKKLLLGARKDDQVYARLEGSSAIFKITTIVADKIRPVVFKLRDKQIITTKAADLQHVLIQLENSVYEFDREDTKDSKWKVVLPKTLAGKQARDWKFWLPLEEMKADEILDPPASLEKVGLFFKPAVRVTLVDRSNHQSEIRFSKSEKDSVWIRSSRTVFRLPSKTVQDWTSGLKDVVE; encoded by the coding sequence ATGAAATGGCGCAATCTGATCATTGGAGTCGTGATCCTCGCCGGGCTCGGTGGATTTGTATATTTTTATGAGTTCCGGGGAGAAGCAAATCGCGAGCAGGCCAGGCAAAAGGCAGAGAAGCTCTTTGATGTCAAAGACGAGGCCGTCGCTTCACTGCTGATCCAACGCGGCAGTGAAAAAACGATTCTTGAACAACAGAATAGCCGATGGGTGATTGAGTCGCCCGTCTCAGCCCCGGCCGATCAGACGGTCGTCAATGAGATTGTTCGCAACCTCTCCTCCGCCACGAGCACCCACTCCGTGGCCGGCGCGCAGAACCTCTCTGAGTATGGTCTTCAGCCACCAAAGATCCACACCGAATTCAAAACCCGGCCGGGGACTTCGTTCTCAGTGGATCTGGGCGAGAAGGATTTCTCGGAGAACAATGTCTACGCGCGAACCTCGTCCCGGGCTGATGTGGTCCTCGTTTCTTCCTACCTTTTCTCCTCATTGGACAAGTCGTTGATGCAACTTCGTGATCGCAGGATCATGGAGGTGGATCCCGAGAAGGTCACCCAGATAGATTTTGTCTCCAACGGGGAACACTTCAGCGCACGGAAGTCAGGGACGGAATGGAACCTGATCCAACCTGTGTCCGCACGGGGTGATCCGAGCGGAATTTCTTCTTACCTCAATGATGCTTCAAGCAGTGAAGCCTCTGAATTTGTAGACAAGCCTGAATCCACTCTGAAGAGTTTCGAGTTGGATCCTCCGGCGGGGACTTTGACCCTTACGGAAAGGGAGGGAAGCCAGGCGAAGCAAAAGAAACTCTTGCTGGGCGCAAGAAAAGATGACCAGGTGTATGCCAGGCTTGAGGGGTCTTCTGCAATCTTTAAGATCACTACCATTGTCGCCGATAAGATCCGGCCTGTCGTGTTTAAGCTCCGTGACAAGCAGATCATCACCACAAAGGCGGCCGACCTTCAACATGTCCTGATCCAGTTGGAAAACAGCGTCTATGAATTTGACAGGGAGGATACAAAGGATTCCAAATGGAAGGTAGTCCTTCCGAAGACTCTGGCTGGAAAGCAAGCGCGAGATTGGAAATTCTGGTTACCACTGGAGGAGATGAAGGCGGACGAGATTCTGGATCCCCCTGCGAGCCTGGAGAAGGTCGGCCTGTTTTTCAAACCCGCGGTGCGCGTGACCCTGGTGGATCGGTCCAATCATCAATCCGAGATCCGGTTCAGCAAGTCCGAAAAGGATTCGGTGTGGATTCGAAGCTCCCGCACGGTGTTCCGGTTGCCGAGCAAGACAGTACAGGACTGGACCTCGGGTCTAAAGGACGTCGTTGAATAG
- a CDS encoding GldG family protein, which translates to MADPLVKRLSKPAGGLGLLILALGAVLYSAHSVFDWTVWTTSGVGGALLIFHLVFHYRELLAGWQHRSTQYGANTLATVAVFLTILGLINFLGSRHHKRYDLTTNKLFSISEQTIKVLKNLDSDVRLIYFDQTESHPVRDLIREYQAQSSRIKYEFLDAEKYLAQARQYSVRSLPTIVVLSGNNPDQKQLVTNPAEEDLTNAIVKLTHRKKRTIYFTEGHGEASITSAGGPGFSGAKKGLEDQGYEVKPINLTQSKSVPPDCTVLVIAGPKYSLFQPEADEINQYVEAGGKVLVLVDPDTDPGLTREFEKWKIQVDNDAVVDASGIGQLLGMGPAAPIVTEYENQPIVKDFGRTMTIFPLARSVRVADTKSDFSSAPLFKTSTNSWGESNLNERPLKFDKGKDLEGPLSLAVVSTRSAAGSKEQSTRTKEARVEVIGNSRFASNEFFRLQRNGDLFLNSVSWLAEDEDLVSIRPRNADNRRVELSASTGQLLFWFIIIVLPASALLTGAMVWARRRK; encoded by the coding sequence ATGGCTGATCCCCTTGTGAAGCGTCTGAGCAAGCCGGCCGGAGGGCTCGGCCTGCTGATCCTGGCCCTGGGGGCGGTTCTCTATTCCGCTCATTCCGTCTTCGACTGGACCGTGTGGACGACGTCCGGTGTCGGCGGGGCGCTTTTGATATTTCATCTGGTTTTCCATTACCGGGAACTACTGGCCGGCTGGCAACACCGATCCACTCAGTACGGGGCCAATACGCTGGCCACCGTGGCGGTTTTTCTGACCATCCTCGGCCTCATTAATTTTCTGGGCTCCCGGCATCATAAACGGTACGACCTCACCACGAACAAGCTCTTCAGCATCTCCGAACAGACGATTAAGGTGCTAAAGAATCTCGACAGCGACGTGCGATTGATTTATTTCGATCAGACCGAATCGCATCCGGTTCGAGACCTGATCCGTGAATACCAGGCGCAGTCATCCCGGATCAAGTACGAGTTTTTGGACGCTGAAAAATACCTGGCGCAAGCCCGCCAATACAGCGTGCGCTCCCTGCCGACGATCGTTGTCCTGTCAGGCAATAACCCCGACCAGAAACAGCTGGTCACCAATCCGGCGGAGGAAGACTTGACGAATGCCATCGTCAAGTTGACGCACCGCAAAAAGCGCACCATCTATTTCACCGAAGGCCATGGGGAGGCGTCAATCACTTCAGCCGGCGGGCCCGGGTTTTCGGGGGCAAAGAAAGGCCTTGAAGATCAGGGTTATGAAGTGAAACCGATAAACTTGACCCAATCCAAATCCGTTCCCCCGGATTGTACCGTGCTTGTCATTGCCGGTCCGAAATACTCGCTGTTTCAACCCGAAGCGGATGAGATCAATCAGTATGTCGAGGCGGGAGGGAAGGTTCTGGTGCTCGTGGATCCGGACACCGATCCCGGGCTGACCCGCGAGTTCGAAAAATGGAAGATCCAGGTCGATAATGATGCCGTCGTGGACGCCAGTGGGATTGGACAGCTCCTCGGGATGGGACCGGCGGCGCCCATTGTGACCGAGTATGAGAATCAACCCATCGTGAAGGACTTTGGAAGAACCATGACCATCTTCCCGCTGGCTCGCTCCGTTCGCGTGGCCGATACAAAATCGGATTTCTCATCCGCCCCATTGTTCAAAACTTCGACGAACAGTTGGGGTGAAAGCAACCTCAATGAGAGGCCTCTGAAATTCGATAAGGGCAAGGACCTCGAAGGGCCGCTCTCCCTGGCCGTCGTCTCCACCCGGTCGGCCGCTGGATCGAAAGAGCAATCGACGCGGACCAAGGAGGCGCGAGTCGAGGTCATCGGGAATTCGCGATTTGCCTCGAATGAGTTTTTTCGGCTTCAGCGCAATGGGGATCTTTTCCTGAATTCGGTCAGCTGGCTGGCCGAGGATGAGGACCTCGTGTCGATCCGGCCAAGGAATGCCGACAACCGCCGTGTGGAACTCTCCGCTTCAACCGGCCAGTTGTTGTTCTGGTTCATCATTATTGTGCTGCCCGCCTCGGCGCTTCTGACGGGCGCCATGGTCTGGGCACGACGGAGGAAGTGA
- a CDS encoding ABC transporter permease, with protein sequence MKNIWAILEREYSNYFVSPIAYVVSTIFLLVMGFFFYNILRLIVQNSMMAAMQSQQFGGGMPPIDVPSVVTRNFFETLSTILLFMLPMTTMGLFTEEKKQGTIELLLTSPLTSVQIVLGKFLASVAFFMSMLAPTLLYFLLMQAYSQPRFPWAPVFSGYLGVLLLGGSLIALGAFISTLTENQIIASVSTFGVFLILWVLDFATHSGDSKLGDVLSYLSVLNHFDDFSKGVIDTTHIIFYLSFTAFALLLTLRSFESMRWRQ encoded by the coding sequence ATGAAGAACATCTGGGCAATTTTAGAGCGGGAGTATTCGAACTATTTTGTGTCCCCGATTGCCTATGTCGTCAGCACCATCTTTCTGTTGGTGATGGGGTTCTTTTTCTACAATATCCTCAGGTTGATCGTTCAGAATTCCATGATGGCGGCGATGCAATCCCAGCAATTTGGTGGAGGGATGCCGCCCATTGACGTACCGTCGGTGGTGACCCGGAATTTCTTTGAAACCCTCTCCACGATCCTCTTGTTCATGCTCCCTATGACCACCATGGGTTTGTTTACGGAGGAGAAGAAACAGGGGACCATCGAATTGTTACTGACGTCCCCCTTGACGAGCGTCCAAATTGTGCTCGGAAAATTTCTGGCTTCCGTGGCTTTTTTCATGTCAATGCTCGCGCCGACCCTGCTTTACTTTCTGCTGATGCAGGCCTACAGCCAGCCCCGGTTCCCTTGGGCTCCTGTTTTCAGTGGATACCTGGGCGTCCTGCTGCTGGGAGGCTCCCTGATCGCCCTGGGGGCATTCATTTCGACCCTGACCGAGAACCAGATAATTGCGTCGGTCAGTACCTTCGGAGTGTTTCTGATCCTCTGGGTGTTGGACTTTGCCACCCATTCCGGCGATTCCAAGTTGGGGGACGTGCTGAGCTATCTTTCAGTCCTGAATCATTTTGATGATTTTTCGAAAGGGGTGATTGACACCACCCACATCATTTTCTATTTGAGTTTCACGGCATTCGCATTGCTGTTAACCCTGCGATCGTTCGAATCGATGAGATGGAGGCAATAG
- a CDS encoding ABC transporter ATP-binding protein, whose translation MIEVDHISKRYGTKDAVIDISFDVKDGEILGFLGPNAAGKTTTMRILTGYIPPTAGTARIEGLDILTQSLDTRRLIGYLPENPPLYGEMTVEGYLHFVAKIKGISAADRPRRVEEILAKCRLVDAPQDGGDYRHRLIKHLSKGYRQRVGLAQALIHDPRILILDEPTVGLDPKQIIEVRELIKSLAGTHTVILSTHILPEVSMTCHRVVIINKGKIVAEDTPENLTLQLRGGDRLIVEIKGQLDAVKSRILSLPGVLEMASKPLNGGGAHELTLEVSTDRSVRNAVARAVLESGAELWSLRPVSMSLEDIFLQLTTSEQEMDAASEAPPAPDAETGEADAPES comes from the coding sequence GTGATTGAAGTGGATCATATCTCCAAACGTTACGGCACAAAAGACGCTGTGATCGATATTTCCTTTGATGTGAAGGACGGGGAGATCCTGGGGTTTCTCGGTCCCAATGCGGCAGGGAAGACCACGACCATGAGGATCTTGACGGGCTACATTCCTCCCACGGCCGGGACAGCGCGAATTGAAGGACTCGACATTCTCACGCAATCGCTTGACACGCGCCGTCTCATCGGGTATCTCCCCGAGAACCCTCCCCTTTATGGTGAAATGACGGTGGAAGGTTACCTTCACTTTGTGGCAAAAATAAAAGGAATCTCTGCGGCCGACCGTCCCCGCAGAGTGGAAGAGATTCTCGCGAAATGCCGTCTGGTGGACGCTCCGCAGGATGGCGGGGATTATCGCCACCGGCTGATCAAGCACCTCTCCAAGGGGTACCGTCAACGCGTGGGACTGGCGCAGGCCTTGATTCATGATCCCAGGATTCTCATCCTGGATGAACCGACCGTGGGGTTGGATCCCAAACAGATTATTGAAGTGCGCGAGTTGATCAAGAGCCTGGCCGGAACCCATACGGTCATCCTCTCCACTCACATTCTCCCCGAAGTCTCCATGACCTGCCACCGGGTCGTCATCATTAACAAGGGAAAGATCGTTGCCGAGGACACCCCGGAGAATCTGACGCTCCAGCTGCGGGGAGGGGACCGCCTGATTGTGGAGATCAAGGGGCAGCTCGATGCGGTCAAAAGTCGTATTCTATCCCTTCCCGGAGTCCTCGAGATGGCCTCGAAGCCGTTGAACGGGGGTGGAGCGCACGAATTAACGCTGGAGGTTTCGACAGATCGCTCCGTAAGAAACGCAGTGGCCCGGGCGGTGCTGGAGAGTGGCGCGGAGTTATGGTCGTTGCGTCCGGTGTCAATGAGTCTGGAAGATATCTTCCTGCAACTCACCACCTCCGAGCAGGAAATGGATGCGGCCTCGGAGGCTCCGCCTGCGCCAGATGCCGAGACCGGCGAGGCGGATGCGCCGGAGTCATGA
- a CDS encoding 4Fe-4S dicluster domain-containing protein: MSKGLLIDITKCIGCRSCEAACKAQNKLPENNDSDLTATTYTKVMERGDHFVRKMCMHCQNPTCVSVCPVGALQKTSYGPVVYDESKCMGCRYCMAACPFQVPRYEWSSAFPRVRKCIMCKDRVAQGLQTACAEACPVGATTFGERDDLIHEAQDRIRQEPGKYVNQVYGFSEVGGTGVLFITDVPFEKLGFRTDLLKEPYPMLTWNVLSKIPNLVGVGATLLFGIWWITSRREEVKKEEAEAKAQNDKI, translated from the coding sequence ATGTCAAAAGGACTCCTCATCGATATCACAAAATGCATTGGCTGCCGTTCGTGCGAGGCGGCATGCAAGGCACAGAATAAACTCCCCGAAAACAATGATTCTGATTTGACAGCCACCACCTATACCAAGGTGATGGAGCGCGGGGATCATTTTGTTCGCAAGATGTGCATGCACTGCCAGAACCCGACCTGCGTTTCGGTTTGTCCGGTGGGGGCCCTGCAAAAAACGAGCTACGGGCCGGTGGTCTACGACGAATCCAAGTGCATGGGCTGCCGCTACTGCATGGCGGCTTGCCCGTTCCAGGTTCCGCGCTACGAATGGTCGAGCGCGTTTCCCCGCGTGCGGAAATGCATCATGTGCAAGGACCGGGTCGCCCAGGGTCTGCAAACCGCTTGCGCCGAAGCTTGTCCTGTGGGGGCCACAACGTTCGGTGAGCGGGATGACCTCATCCACGAGGCCCAGGACCGGATTCGCCAGGAGCCGGGAAAGTACGTCAACCAGGTTTACGGTTTCTCGGAAGTGGGGGGAACCGGCGTTTTGTTCATCACTGACGTTCCCTTCGAAAAGCTCGGGTTCCGGACCGACTTGTTGAAGGAGCCCTATCCGATGCTGACCTGGAACGTCCTCTCAAAAATCCCCAATTTGGTGGGGGTGGGTGCGACGCTGCTCTTTGGAATTTGGTGGATTACCAGCCGCCGGGAAGAAGTGAAAAAAGAAGAGGCGGAAGCGAAGGCCCAGAACGATAAAATCTAG
- the hybB gene encoding Ni/Fe-hydrogenase cytochrome b subunit, with translation MNLSRSRIPRITFWRAVVAVFMILGAYALFVRYTRGLGAASNMTDLFPWGLWIGFDLLCGVGLAAGGFTICAAVYIFNVERFRPIIRPTILTAFLGYLLVITALLVDLGRPYRIWHALVMWNPHSVMFEVAWCVMLYTTVLALEFSPIVFEKFKLEGPLKIIHKISIPLVILGVILSTLHQSSLGSLYLIMPTKLHPLWYSPILPIFFFVSAVAVGLCMTIFESYLSNRAFKKKLEMDLLADLGKIAVVVLAVLFVLKVQDLQYRHVWGYLFQPTQEAILYWTEVTMGIIAPMVLLMFRRVRYHNFGLFASAVLVLLGFVMNRLNVSITGMTRGSMTTYFPSFLEIMVTVMIVSLGFVIFSQASRFFPIFADSKEEAGNAFAPPVLEADRSQSFADRPSYARSRR, from the coding sequence ATGAATCTCAGTCGCTCGCGAATTCCAAGGATCACCTTTTGGAGGGCGGTTGTGGCCGTCTTCATGATCCTGGGGGCCTATGCGCTGTTTGTCCGGTACACCCGTGGCCTGGGAGCCGCAAGCAACATGACCGACCTCTTCCCCTGGGGGCTGTGGATCGGTTTTGACCTCCTTTGTGGAGTGGGACTGGCCGCCGGGGGCTTCACCATCTGTGCCGCTGTCTATATTTTCAATGTGGAGCGCTTCCGTCCTATCATTCGCCCCACCATCCTGACCGCCTTCCTGGGATACCTGCTGGTGATCACCGCCTTGCTCGTGGATCTCGGCAGGCCGTATCGCATCTGGCATGCCCTCGTGATGTGGAATCCGCATTCAGTCATGTTTGAGGTGGCGTGGTGCGTGATGCTCTACACGACAGTCCTGGCCCTCGAGTTTAGTCCCATCGTTTTTGAGAAATTCAAACTGGAAGGACCTTTAAAGATCATCCACAAAATCTCCATCCCGCTCGTGATCCTGGGAGTCATTCTCTCCACGTTGCATCAGTCCTCTCTGGGATCCCTCTACTTGATCATGCCCACCAAGCTTCACCCGCTGTGGTATTCACCCATCCTGCCGATCTTCTTTTTTGTGTCGGCGGTGGCGGTAGGGTTGTGCATGACCATTTTTGAGTCGTATCTCAGCAACCGCGCCTTCAAAAAGAAACTCGAAATGGATCTGCTTGCGGACCTCGGAAAGATTGCGGTCGTCGTCCTCGCCGTCCTGTTCGTCCTGAAGGTGCAGGATCTCCAATACCGTCATGTCTGGGGTTACCTGTTCCAACCCACCCAGGAGGCCATTCTGTACTGGACCGAAGTCACCATGGGGATCATCGCGCCGATGGTGCTGTTGATGTTCCGCCGGGTTCGTTATCACAACTTCGGACTGTTTGCTTCGGCCGTGTTGGTGCTCCTCGGGTTTGTCATGAACCGGCTGAATGTCTCGATTACTGGAATGACCCGTGGATCGATGACCACCTACTTTCCCAGTTTTCTGGAAATCATGGTGACGGTGATGATCGTATCGCTCGGATTCGTCATCTTCTCCCAAGCTTCCCGATTCTTCCCGATCTTCGCCGATTCAAAGGAAGAAGCAGGAAACGCTTTCGCCCCTCCTGTCCTCGAGGCGGATCGAAGCCAGTCGTTTGCGGATCGTCCCAGCTATGCCCGGTCCCGCCGCTGA
- a CDS encoding NapC/NirT family cytochrome c: MVSINPPDPDSSILHKVWFGILHFLLTIGSHWLSLWGAVTCTVTAVFIIMMFLLDAIGYFHNPYAGIIAFVVLPSIFVAGLVVIPLGIHQSNRKRRQQRANGEVEAERFPRLDFNDARVRHVISVFGFITLANILILAVVSYKGVQHMDSSEFCGQTCHTVMTPEFTAYERSPHSRVECVNCHIGPGASWFVKSKLSGSYQVYAVTFNRFPRPIPTPIENLRPSRETCEQCHWPEKFIGNRIVVKTKFSEDEANTPLKTILVIKVGGGHLQSGNAGGIHWWHMYSQNKITYIPADKQRQQIPWVQLTDPQGKVTTFVAADSKMTADELSKIPLRTMDCIDCHNRPTHIYKMPGPAIDEVMLVKKVDPSLPFIKKQALQLLTQEYPTQQAAREAIKSGLENFYRTNYPQIFSTQQEAIGKSIAALQQVYSTNVFPEMRIVWGTYPNNIGHQDFPGCWRCHDDNHISADGRKIPQDCSTCHDLLATDEANPKVLPDLLTGF, translated from the coding sequence ATGGTCAGTATAAATCCCCCGGATCCTGATTCCTCTATTCTGCACAAGGTCTGGTTTGGCATTCTGCATTTCCTCCTCACCATCGGGAGTCACTGGTTGAGCCTGTGGGGGGCGGTCACCTGTACGGTGACAGCAGTGTTCATTATCATGATGTTCCTGCTGGACGCCATCGGGTACTTTCACAACCCATACGCTGGTATTATCGCCTTCGTGGTCCTTCCGAGTATCTTTGTGGCAGGACTCGTAGTCATCCCCCTTGGCATCCATCAGTCGAACCGGAAGAGGAGACAGCAACGGGCGAATGGAGAGGTGGAGGCGGAGCGCTTTCCTCGCCTCGATTTCAACGACGCCCGCGTCCGCCATGTAATTTCCGTCTTCGGTTTTATCACTCTCGCCAACATTCTCATCCTGGCCGTCGTCAGTTACAAGGGCGTGCAGCACATGGACTCTTCGGAGTTTTGTGGTCAAACCTGCCATACCGTGATGACCCCCGAATTCACTGCCTATGAGCGGTCCCCGCACTCGCGCGTCGAGTGCGTCAACTGTCATATCGGGCCGGGTGCCTCCTGGTTTGTGAAGTCGAAACTCTCCGGATCCTATCAGGTGTATGCCGTCACCTTTAATCGGTTTCCCCGCCCCATTCCGACTCCCATCGAGAATTTGCGGCCGTCACGTGAAACCTGCGAGCAGTGTCACTGGCCTGAAAAATTTATCGGGAACCGTATTGTTGTGAAAACCAAGTTTTCTGAGGACGAGGCCAACACGCCCTTAAAGACCATTCTCGTGATCAAGGTGGGGGGGGGACATCTTCAGAGCGGCAACGCGGGAGGCATTCACTGGTGGCACATGTACAGCCAGAACAAGATCACTTATATTCCCGCAGACAAGCAAAGGCAGCAAATCCCCTGGGTTCAACTGACCGACCCCCAGGGCAAGGTCACGACCTTCGTGGCAGCCGACTCCAAAATGACCGCCGACGAATTGTCAAAGATCCCTTTGCGAACGATGGATTGCATCGATTGTCATAACCGGCCGACCCACATTTACAAGATGCCGGGACCCGCCATTGACGAAGTCATGCTGGTAAAAAAAGTGGACCCCTCCCTTCCTTTCATCAAGAAGCAGGCGCTCCAGCTCCTGACCCAGGAGTATCCGACCCAGCAGGCGGCGCGGGAAGCGATCAAATCAGGTCTTGAAAATTTTTACCGCACCAATTATCCTCAGATCTTTTCCACCCAGCAGGAGGCGATCGGAAAATCCATCGCCGCGCTCCAACAAGTCTATTCGACCAACGTGTTTCCCGAAATGAGGATAGTCTGGGGGACCTATCCCAACAACATTGGGCACCAGGACTTTCCGGGTTGCTGGCGATGCCATGATGACAATCACATCAGCGCCGATGGGCGGAAGATCCCGCAGGATTGTTCCACCTGTCACGATCTGCTGGCCACCGACGAGGCCAATCCAAAGGTTCTGCCCGATCTGTTGACTGGATTTTGA
- a CDS encoding Rieske (2Fe-2S) protein, giving the protein MKYLTPPKTGEPATASVVIAKGGELKNNSGQIFKFGSKPGILVRTPDGEFRAFSAICTHLECTVQYKKETSQIWCACHNGMYDLSGRNVSGPPPRPLETFKVNLRGEDVVVSKG; this is encoded by the coding sequence ATGAAGTATCTCACTCCCCCCAAGACGGGTGAACCCGCGACCGCCAGCGTGGTGATTGCGAAGGGGGGCGAACTCAAGAACAACTCCGGTCAGATTTTCAAATTTGGCAGCAAGCCGGGCATCCTGGTACGGACCCCGGACGGCGAGTTTCGGGCCTTCTCCGCGATCTGCACTCACCTGGAATGCACGGTTCAGTACAAGAAGGAGACCTCTCAGATCTGGTGCGCTTGCCATAACGGAATGTATGATCTCTCCGGCAGAAACGTGAGCGGCCCTCCTCCCAGACCGTTGGAAACATTCAAAGTCAACTTGCGCGGTGAAGACGTGGTTGTCTCGAAAGGATGA